One region of Ptiloglossa arizonensis isolate GNS036 chromosome 8, iyPtiAriz1_principal, whole genome shotgun sequence genomic DNA includes:
- the Mpc1 gene encoding mitochondrial pyruvate carrier gives MNRIKKLLSSKETRDYLTSTHFWGPVANWGIPIAAIADIRNDPKYISGKMTFALCLYSAMFMRFSLKVEPRNLLLFACHFVNEGAQLTQGFRFIKYHFTHKKEE, from the exons atgaATCGTATTAAGAAACTCCTATCGAGCAAAGAGACTCGTGATTATTTAACGAG CACACATTTTTGGGGACCAGTTGCTAATTGGGGTATTCCGATTGCTGCTATTGCTGATATACGAAATGATCCGAAGTACATCAGTGGAAAAATGACATTTG ccTTGTGCCTGTACTCAGCAATGTTCATGCGATTTTCACTCAAGGTTGAGCCACGAAATTTGCTTCTCTTTGCCTGCCATTTTGTTAATGAAGGTGCACAATTGACTCAAGGTTTTAGATTTATTAAATATCACTTTACACATAAGAAAGAAGAATAA